GATGCCTTTACTCTTTTTGAGCGACTTGAGAAAAAGCTTGAGCAGTACGATGGCAACTTGATGCGTGCTGCGGTCGAGTTAGCCAAGGATTGGCGGACCGATAAATTGCTCCGTAAGCTTGAGGCCTTTCTGGTATGCGTCGATAAAGATCACTCTCTTTTGCTTTCGGGCACGGGTGATGTGATTGAACCGGATGACGGTATCTTGGCTATTGGTTCCGGAGGTCCGTATGCCCAGGCCGCGGCTAAGGCTTTGATTCAACGCACCGATCTTAATGCTGAAGAGATCTGTCGAACTGCGATGGAGATTGCGGCCTCAATCTGTATTTACACCAATAGCAACATCACAATGCAGAAACTGTAGTGCTTAGCGGTTCAAAGCTTCGTTCACAGTGATCAGTGATCAGTTAACGGTTTGCGGTTTAACTGAGTCGCTGTTAATTCAGAAGAGATGTTAGGGAGCAATTAGCTCCTGTTAGGCACCCTAACCGCCAACTGTTAACCGTAAACCGATAACCAGGCGTAGTCACTTTTATCAAATTTAATGCAGCGCGAAATATATGCCTTTACTGTCAGCTAACACCCAAGATGCTATGGCCAGTTTAACACCAAGAGAGATAGTCGAACAGCTTGACCGCTACATCATCGGTCAGTCCGATGCTAAGCGGTTTGTTGCGGTTGCTCTACGCAATCGTTGGCGTCGTCAGCAGGTCAGCCCACCCCTACGTGATGAGATTTCACCTAAGAATATCATTATGATAGGGCCGACCGGGGTCGGGAAGACCGAGATCGCCAGGAGGCTTGCCAATTTGGCCCAATCTCCTTTTCTTAAGATTGAGGCCTCTAAATTTACCGAAGTCGGTTATGTGGGTAGGGATGTGGAATCCATGATTCGTGACT
This sequence is a window from Desulfobulbaceae bacterium. Protein-coding genes within it:
- the hslV gene encoding ATP-dependent protease subunit HslV, giving the protein MKIRSTTIISVRRHGEVVVAGDGQVSLGNTVMKHNAQKVRKLYEGKVVCGFAGSTADAFTLFERLEKKLEQYDGNLMRAAVELAKDWRTDKLLRKLEAFLVCVDKDHSLLLSGTGDVIEPDDGILAIGSGGPYAQAAAKALIQRTDLNAEEICRTAMEIAASICIYTNSNITMQKL